A stretch of Pseudoprevotella muciniphila DNA encodes these proteins:
- a CDS encoding acyl-[acyl-carrier-protein] thioesterase, protein MFSLNYKVTTSNCNRGGSLKLYSALQMMQDCSEMWIDSEPEVKAYFRDHHMAQLLASRQVEILRVPHYKEDLTVKTSVFGMESVFGFRNTVILDGKGKPCYLTWSTGAFVDKVSGKLAKVPEEIIAAMRLEDKVRMEYKNRRIILPKIVPEIHAGIKVMRNDIDYNQHTNNANYVRMALELLPENFVVRSMRVEYKIPAKLGDVLVPEVINAGNVIYVVLKLDERDSTIMEFCR, encoded by the coding sequence ATGTTTTCCCTTAATTATAAAGTAACGACGAGCAACTGCAACCGCGGTGGTAGCTTGAAGTTGTATAGTGCTTTGCAGATGATGCAGGACTGCAGCGAGATGTGGATTGATTCCGAGCCGGAAGTGAAGGCCTATTTCCGTGACCACCACATGGCGCAGCTCCTGGCGTCCCGCCAAGTGGAAATCCTGCGCGTGCCGCATTATAAGGAGGACCTTACGGTAAAAACAAGCGTCTTCGGCATGGAGTCGGTTTTTGGTTTCCGCAACACGGTCATTCTCGATGGTAAGGGCAAACCCTGTTATCTGACATGGAGTACGGGCGCGTTTGTGGACAAGGTTAGCGGTAAACTTGCGAAAGTGCCGGAAGAGATAATTGCAGCCATGCGTTTGGAGGACAAAGTGCGCATGGAGTACAAAAACCGTAGGATAATCCTACCGAAAATCGTACCGGAAATCCATGCGGGCATAAAGGTGATGCGCAACGACATCGACTATAACCAGCACACCAACAATGCCAACTATGTGCGTATGGCACTCGAACTGCTACCCGAAAATTTCGTAGTCCGCAGCATGAGGGTGGAGTATAAGATACCCGCCAAATTAGGCGATGTACTCGTGCCGGAGGTAATAAACGCAGGCAACGTGATATACGTAGTCCTGAAACTCGACGAACGCGACAGCACAATTATGGAGTTCTGCAGGTAG
- the dacB gene encoding D-alanyl-D-alanine carboxypeptidase/D-alanyl-D-alanine endopeptidase: protein MRKLIHIFFILAVFTLGTTRLSAQEEYETTYLSDDGYYITADGERKGDRGSSNVIGERINELLKSRMFNASHVGIYVYDLTDGKEIYKYNESKRLRPASNEKIVTAVTALDILSSNYNYQTKLYIDRSQYDDPESNENSLISDEGTLDGNIYVRAGFDPLLSTSDLDNFVNSLKEHGVKRFNGDIIIDQTMKDMTRLGKGWCWDDDEGVCTPMLLNGKDEFDRKFSEKLNTAGIEFSGYVRHDEVGEHTQLIYTHERNINEVLRPMMKSSDNTCAESMFFQIAMQSKRKFADLTDTQERINALVRKIGLDPDDYNFSDGSGLSIYDIVSAELIGKILIYAYNDKNIYDYFLPSLPIAGVDGTLSKRMKNTTAENNVYAKTGTVTGVSTLSGYCTAANGHRLVFSILNNGLRESKTGREFQNKVCVALTR from the coding sequence ATGAGGAAACTTATCCACATATTTTTTATTCTTGCCGTCTTTACTTTAGGCACAACCCGCCTGTCGGCGCAAGAAGAATATGAAACCACCTATCTCAGCGACGACGGCTATTACATCACTGCCGACGGCGAAAGGAAAGGCGACAGGGGCTCGTCGAACGTCATAGGCGAGAGGATTAACGAGTTGCTCAAAAGCAGGATGTTCAATGCATCGCACGTGGGCATCTACGTCTATGACCTCACCGACGGCAAAGAGATATACAAATACAACGAGAGCAAGCGTCTGCGACCGGCGAGCAACGAGAAAATAGTTACTGCAGTCACAGCACTCGACATTCTCAGTAGCAACTACAACTACCAAACCAAACTCTACATCGACCGCAGCCAATACGACGACCCGGAAAGCAACGAAAACAGTCTTATCAGCGACGAAGGCACGCTCGACGGAAACATCTACGTACGGGCTGGTTTCGACCCGCTGCTCTCCACATCCGACCTCGACAATTTTGTCAACAGTCTGAAAGAACATGGTGTAAAGCGCTTTAATGGCGACATCATCATCGACCAGACGATGAAAGACATGACACGCCTCGGAAAAGGATGGTGCTGGGACGATGACGAAGGCGTATGCACACCCATGTTGCTCAACGGAAAGGACGAATTCGACCGGAAATTCTCCGAGAAACTCAATACCGCAGGCATAGAGTTCTCCGGGTATGTACGCCACGACGAAGTTGGCGAACACACCCAACTCATCTATACACACGAAAGAAACATCAACGAGGTGCTCCGCCCTATGATGAAAAGCAGCGACAACACCTGCGCAGAATCCATGTTCTTCCAGATAGCCATGCAGAGCAAGCGGAAATTTGCCGACCTCACTGACACACAAGAACGCATCAATGCCCTCGTCAGAAAAATCGGTCTCGACCCAGACGACTACAACTTCTCCGACGGCAGCGGACTATCCATCTACGACATAGTCAGCGCAGAACTCATCGGGAAAATCCTCATCTATGCCTACAACGACAAAAACATCTACGACTATTTCCTCCCGTCGCTGCCGATAGCCGGAGTGGACGGCACGCTGAGCAAGCGCATGAAGAACACCACCGCCGAAAACAACGTTTACGCCAAGACAGGCACCGTAACGGGTGTCAGCACCCTCTCAGGCTACTGCACAGCAGCCAATGGCCACCGCCTCGTCTTCTCCATCCTCAACAACGGCCTGCGAGAATCAAAAACCGGCAGAGAATTCCAGAACAAAGTCTGCGTGGCGCTCACGAGATAA
- a CDS encoding OmpH family outer membrane protein — MTKKILMLVLLLAPMSLFAQKFAHFSYADVMQSLPDYRKANEELQTIYKQYEKDLTDMQNELKTKYEKYQKEVNESTPPQVVERKQQEINDLQQRLQQADEANTKAFQEEQQKKMQPIIQRIINTVKEVAKEGGYVYLLDVASSQNAGVFINESISEDVTKKIMNKLGITEADIAAGKAAAAAAQGNQ; from the coding sequence ATGACCAAGAAAATTTTGATGCTGGTGCTCCTTCTTGCACCCATGAGCCTCTTCGCTCAAAAGTTTGCACACTTCTCCTACGCAGATGTTATGCAATCACTCCCCGACTACCGCAAGGCAAACGAAGAACTTCAGACCATCTACAAGCAGTATGAAAAAGACCTTACTGACATGCAGAACGAACTGAAGACAAAATACGAGAAGTATCAGAAGGAAGTGAACGAATCAACACCGCCACAGGTTGTTGAGCGCAAGCAGCAGGAGATAAACGACCTCCAGCAGCGTCTTCAGCAAGCCGATGAAGCCAACACCAAGGCCTTCCAGGAAGAACAGCAGAAAAAAATGCAGCCCATCATTCAGAGAATAATCAACACTGTAAAAGAAGTGGCTAAAGAAGGCGGATACGTTTACCTCCTCGATGTGGCATCATCCCAGAATGCCGGCGTCTTCATCAACGAATCCATCAGCGAAGACGTGACGAAGAAAATCATGAACAAACTCGGCATCACAGAAGCCGACATCGCAGCAGGAAAGGCTGCAGCCGCAGCAGCACAAGGCAACCAATAA